Genomic window (Cellulosilyticum lentocellum DSM 5427):
TTTTCCATTATCTATGTACACAATCCTTACCTTATTATCATATTTAACCGTTGCTCCTAGGGCTTCACTTACAAATCTTATTGGTACATAAGTTCTTGTTCCTTTTACAATGGCTGCTGTATCTAATTCTTTGACTTGTCCATTTACCATGATTTGCTTTGAATTGATATTTAAAATAGCTACTTTATCTCCATCTATAATCGTTACTCTTTTTGCTGCTGCGTCCCACTCTACCTTCGCCCCTAACTGTTCACTGACAAATCTGACTGGTACTAATACTCTGCTATTACTATCCACATAAGGCTTTCCATCTGGAAAATAAACTTGTGTTCCATTAACCCTTACACGTATCTCTGATAGTGCAAATACTTGTGGTACACACATTACAAACATCATTATCATTACTGTCCATTTTAATATTCCTTTTCTCATTTAAATCTCCCCTATCTTTAATTAATAATAATTCTTTGCCATATTCATCTTATTCTTTTTATATATAGCTATCTTTATATTTGTGCCATATCTTGATTAAACTTTTGCCTTACTATCTCTTGTTCATCAGTTAAGGTGGATGCCATTATTGAGGTATGAAGATTTTGAAACATTAAACTACTTATTATTAGATATTTTAGCCATTTTTTCATAATCATTTCCTCTTTAATAATTTATTTCTTATATACACGAATATTTACTGTTCTAGTATCTCCACTTACCTTAATAGTGTAATTCTCTGTATCAAAGTTTTTTTCACCAATTTTATCTCTAATACTTTTTTTAGTTCTAGCAAAGTCTATTATTTTCTTTGCTTCAGATGGAGTAACTGCTTGTTGTAAGATTTGTTCTGCCTCATCACATTGAATGCTATAATCCACTTTCATTCCCTGTGTTACACATATAATAATGGCACCTGATGTATCAGTATATACCTGCGTCAAGCTTTCAGTGGTAATTGTTGATGTAGATTGAGTTTTAGTTACTCTAGAATCTGCAGTAATAGGTATTGTAAATGGTCCTGCCTCAAATACCTTCACCTCAGGAAGTGGTGCTTTTCCATTATCTATATACACAATTCTCACCTTATTATCATATTTAACAGTTGCTCCTAGGGCTTCACTTACGAATCTTATTGGTACATAAGTTCTTGTTCCTTTTACAATGGCTGCTGTATCTAATTCTTTGACTTGTCCATTTACCATGATTTGCTTTGAATTAATCTTTAAAATAGCTTCTTTATCTCCATCTACAATCGTTACTCTTTTTGCTGCTGCGTCCCACTCTACCTTCGCCCCTAACTGTTCACTGACAAATCTGACTGGCACTAAAACTCTGCTATTACTATCCACATAAGGCTTTCCATCTGGAAAATATACTTGTGCTCCATTAACCCTTACACGTATCTCTGATAGTGCAAATACTTGTGGCATACATAGTATCACCATCATCATCACTGCTAACCATTTTAATATTCCTTTTTTCACATTCATTTTTTCCTTTTTACTTATATCTATTCTCCTTCAATAACAATCATCACTTTCTTTACTTATGCCCTACATTACTATCCATTTATTTGCTTACGCTATTTAACTTTTCTTCGAAAGCGATTTCTTCTTCATCCTCATAACCAGTAAAATATAAGCCTGTTATCATATCATGATTAAAAATCAATGTACTCTCAGCACTTACATTTCCTTTTTCATAAGAACATCCAATATAATCAAATATCTCTCCTGTGTCACCATTCTTTTGATAACGACCTATAATAATAATTGGTTCAGTAACCCCTTCTACCTCCACTACAGAGCCCACTGGTAGCCATTTATCACCTTTATCCGCTTGTAAAGTAGCGTCACTTAGCTGCTTCAAACCTTCAAAATCCACCCTATCAATTTGCTCACTGTCAAACATAAAAGTTGATTCATTGTTTAACCGTCCTTCTGGATAGTAACAAGCTGCATAATCCCACACCTTATCTGCTGTATCTCCTGCTATTTTTTGATTATGCCCATAAATCATAATACGCTTAGTTGAATCTTTTAAGAGGACAACTGTTCCATATGGCAAAAGTTCATCTTGTACACCTTCATTTGTTGATACTTCATTATCTGCTGAAGCATTAGGTGTATTTACTGATTCATTATTAATTTTTGTACTGCATCCAGCTAAACATCCTACCATTACTGTCATAAGTGCTATTTTTAATATTCTATTCATTATTCTATTCATTATTCTATCCCTTCATTTCTACATTTAATGACTTATTCTTCTTCCTTTATCTCTTGTTCACGTATTTGAGGTAACCGTTGTTGTAAATATGCTTGCAATTGAATTTCTTCTTCATCTTGAAACCCAATAAAATATACTCTTTCAATTTGATCGTGATTAAATAGATAGCTAGATTCTGGATTAATATTACCTTCAGGATAATAACATCCACTGTAGTCCCATATCTCATTTGTACCTTTGATTTTTTGTATCCTTCCTTGAATCATAAGCCTTTTTTTACTATCTTTTAATAAAACGACTGAACCTATTGGTAATAATCCATACATATTTGTATCTCCTTAACTTAGTTTATTATTTCTTTGTTTACCATAATGAATCCCACCAATCAATAACAGTATCTTTGACATCGCCCCAATCCACACTTAGTTTTGCTCCACCTCCTATACCCAGAGAGGCTCCTAATTCAATCTCAAAACAATCATCTTTTACACCAACTCCACCCTTAACTCCTGCTGCAATAGCTTCACCCTCTAGCGTAACATCAATATCAAGTCCCAGTATACTAACTCCACCGCTAACTTCACCTTCTAATACAGCAGCACCAGCCTCGGCCTTCACATAAAGGTCACCATCCTTTAAATCTGCCTCTAATTCTGCACTTGCAGATGCTGTAAGTGCTGCTCCTTCAGCCGATCCATTAATATTAGCATACGTATTTCCTAATGTAATGTCAGCTGAGCCTTTAGCTGCAGATGCCGCTGCATTAGCTTCTCCCGAAAAACTAGGTGGTGTGACAATATACATTCCAGTAATCGGATCCATTCCAAAGTCGAATGCTTCAAAATCAATAGCTGCCTTTGCATCACCAGTTACTGCGGCAACATTTGCATTTCCTTGCAAAGCAAACACATCAGGATTCCCCACTGTCATATTCCCTCCAACTTCAGCTAGGGCAGCATGTAAGTTAGCCTCTCCTTGAAGAACCGGACCCTGAATACGATTATTCCCTATCATAAAGAGACTACCATTCATTTTAGCCTCCGACTTAAAAGTTGCCAATCTTGAATAGGTTCCAAACGATGTATCTTTACCTGCAGTGATATTATTAACATCCTCAAAAGCGGCACAACTTATATTGCTATTTAATGCAAAGTTAGGTCCTGTTAAAGCCATTTTCACAGGATCCCATAAATATAAATTTCCGCTAGCAGAATTCGTAATACTACTTGTTCCCGTATTAACCATCCTTTGAGCATTTATATTAAATAGATTTGTCTTTAAATCAGTATTAAATATGTACTGCTTATTAGATGTAAATATCTGTTCTTCCCAATCTGTTCCTAGTCTATATACCCCATTTGGATCTAATCCGCCAATATAGACTGCACTTTTCACATTATAATCTAGTTTATTTCTATATTCTCCGATTTCTAGTGCAGCTTCTATTCCACTTGATGAAAGTGCATTAACCCTTATAATATCAGCTTCATCAAACGAGCTTTCTAATTGATTTAAATTAACTGCATTTAGACTGATTCTTCCATTCCTAATTTTCCCACTAATCTTAGCATTCGTTTCTTTAATTAATGTCTTACTTTGTTGTTCACTTTCAATAGTCAATTTAATCACTTGCTGTAACCCTGATGATAGCTTTTCACCTTTAGTAGTAATATCCTTATTTATTCTATCTAGCTCAGTTACTAATCTCCGTATATCATTAGCCTTACTTACTACATAACTATAACTAGAATACTTGTTCTTTATCCTACTCATCTCCTGTTCTAAAGAACGTACTTCATTAGAATAGGTATTTGTTATTCCTTTATTATGCTTCTTGAAATTACTAAAGAGTACTTTCACCTCATCTATGCTAATATCTATCTCCGCCATATACTCCCTCCCTCATAATATTAATAAAATGGAGCTATACAGTTACTTATATTGTATTTATTTTCTTTGCTGTCTTCTTAATGCTTCCTGTCTTCTTTTCTCTTCTTCAGCCCTTTGTATAGCTTGCTGTAAACTATACAATTGACTTTTTATTTGTTTTAATTGATTTTGCCCCTTACCTGATTGCTGTGTATATTCTGCATAACTATCTTTAAAGGCCTCAAATGATATACCCTTCCAGTATAACCCACCTTTCTGCACAGACTGATTTAGACATTTATCATCATTAAATAAAGTGTCTAGGCGCCTACTAATTCTGCTAACTGTACTATCAAGTTCTGCCATATTCTCCTCCCTTATTACAATATCTATCAAGAAACTATATCATTCAAATAAAAGGATTACAATCTTGTAATCCTTTTATTTCCCCTTACTATTTACTCAATTGAGCAGCAATCTCTTGTTCTTCTTTTTCCTTAGCATCAGCTGTTGCTTTAACTTCAAGGCTAATGTTTGTTACACATTCAATAAGTTTCTTAACATTTGGCTCAATCTTATTGTATTGATCTAGGAATTTCTTCCCAGAATCACCTTTCCACCAAGAAGATGTTTCTTCAATAAGTTTTTTAACTTGTTTCATTTGTTTGTCTAGCTCTTTTGCTTGATTATCAATACTAGTCGTCGTTTTTCTGGCTCTTGCGACGTCAAATTCCATCATTTCTGCCATGGTTAATTCCTCCCTTAATATGTACTCTTTTATTATTTAAATGATGCTGCAATTTTCTTTTCTGTTTGTTCTTTGATGTCAGCAATTTTCCCCAATTGAGTGCCAATATCTGTTACCAGCTTAGAAAGTTCTACTAAGCTTGGTGCAAACTTGGTGTACTGTGCATTAAATGCATCTTGTGAATCACCTTTCCAGTAGCTGTTTACATCTTTGATGTCTTTGTCTAAGTTACTTTTGATACCGTCCACTTTTTTGGCTTCTGATTTTAACTTTGTTGACATGGTTTTGGCTTGTCCAACGCTAAACGTCATTTGTGCCATAATTAATCTCTCCTTTTAAATTTAAATTTATATAGTCGCTAATTTTAGCGGTATATACTTGTTCTTGGTTATTAAGTAGCCATCCCCTAATTGCATTTCTTTTTCATAATAACCATAAGGTACTCGTATATTGTATAAACTTTGCTCTTTTATACTGCCTAGCAATACCCCTACTTGTGCTTCTTTGATAGCCTTTACTAGACCATCCCAGTTTTCATTGTATTCAGCTTCTATGCCTGCTGCTAAAATGATTACTTTTAAGCCATAACACTTTTTGATAACAAACTCCATTAATTCTTTAAAATCAAAGTCGCCATCTTCTGCAAACTCATTTATATTATCAAATGCAATGACAATTTGCTTCCAACTTGTATATACCTGATTCACATCCCCATTATTTCTTCTACACTCATTAAGTTCTTCTCTTCTTTGCTCTAGCGTATCTCTTAATTCACTAGTGATCTCTTCTATCTCACCATTCTTAAGATCAAAATGTTCTATCTCCTGAGCTAAGTTAAAGAGCCCCATATTGTTAGAATCTGCTAGATAAAGTTGCAATTGTTCTTCCCCAACTTTTTTTCTAATTGCCTTAATCCATGAGATGAGAGTTGTGCTCTTACCTGTTTGTACCTCTCCAGCTACCATAATGGCTATATTCGTCTTAAGATCTATGGTTACTGGTAACATATCATTCTGATTAAGACCAATAGTAAGCATATCAGGTGAGGTTTCTTGGTTAATCTTTAGAATGCTTATACGTTCTGGCATTTGTGGAATAGGGACAGCCTTTTTTATACCATCCATCTTATTAAAATACTTCACTACATCCAAAATCGTTTGTTCCTTACCATATGGTAAGGTTGCTTGAAACTCTACTGGGTATTCCACTTTAATAAGACCTCTTCCAAGTACCTTATCTGGTACTAAGCCTTCTGTTCTTCCCACTACATTTGAGTACTCTGTTTCATCTGTCAACTGCAACGAAATAGCCATTTTAAAGTTAATGCTAAATTTGTACCTTATTAGAGTCGGGCTATTAGAGGTAACAATTAGATAAATACCATATTTTAGTCCCTCTCTAGAAAGAGTAAGAATCTTTTCATCTACTTCTTCATAGGTTTCACTTAATGCAAAATAATTATCTATAACTAAAATAATATATGGGAATTTTTGTTCTGACATTTTATTATAAGCCTGTATATTCGCTACAAAATGCTGCGCCATTGCTTCTTTACGTTCTTCCATCATTCTAAAAATAAAGAGCATAAATTGATTAATCTTATCTTCATCCTCAATGCTCATTACACCACCACAGTGAGGCATTTGCTCATACTTCTTAAGCGTTCCCCCACCAAAGTCCATAATGTATAAGCTAAATTGCTGTGGACTATAGCGATAGGCAAGAGACATCACAATTCCTTCTATTAGAGTAGTCTTCCCTGTACCTGCTGCTCCATAAATAATAAGGTTTCCTTCGGAGGTAAAATTCAATGCCAATGCTTCTTGCTTCTGCCCTTTAGGGTCATCCTCAATACCAATAGTTGCAATTAATTCTTCATTTTGATTTTGCCATACTTCTTTTTGCTTATCTTCTTCTGGCTTGATATAATCTAATACTTCATCTAAATAGATAGTCTCAGCTAATGGTGGTAGCCATGGTCCCTTAAGTGCTTCTATCTGATTTTCTTTAGCTACTGCTGTAATATATTCCACCATTGCCTTAAGCTGTGAATCTCTTTCTGACTTATCTACATGCTCTTGATCCGTTGGATAAATCTGCGCACTTCTGCCATCCAGATTAACTTTAAATAGTTTCTTTTTACCCTTACTTTTCTTACTAGCCTGCCCATCAGGATCATAATCTGCTCCCGAGAAAGTAGATTGAAACATCTCAAATATTTCATCATTACCGACTTGAATATACCCACGACCTGGTTCCTTAATCATAGCTGCATCAGGCCGTTTAATAACATCCCTACTATCCGTCTCATCTTGAACCTTTAAGCAAATTTTAAAACGTGAGTTACTCCAAATCTGGTCATCTACTACACCTGCCGGTTTTTGTGTTGCTAAGATAAGGTGAACACCTAAGCTTCGTCCAACCCTGGCTGCACTAACTAATTCCTTCATAAAATCAGGTTGCTCAGCCTTAAGCTCAGCGAACTCATCTGCAATCATAATGAGATGAGGTAGTGGTTCTTTAGCTTTACCGGCATGATAGAGCTTTTGGTATTTATCAATATTATTCACTTCATGGGCTGAAAATATAGCTTGTCTTCTCTTAAGCTCACTCTTAATAGAAACAAGTGCCCTTGTTGTTTGATTTCCACCTAAGTTAGTAATAGTACCTACCAGATGAGGCATGCCTTTAAAAACATCGGCCATGCCTCCACCTTTATAGTCAATAAGTACAAAAACTACATCATGTGGATGAAAGTTAATTGCCAAAGAAATAATAATACTTTGTAAAAGTTCACTTTTACCTGATCCTGTCGTCCCCGCTACAAGTCCATGAGGTCCATGACTTGTTTCATAAGCTTGCATATCTAAATTAAATAACTCGCCACCAGCTCTAGCACCTATAGGTACCCCCATACCATTGTATGTTTTATTAGCTCGCCACTTATTTAATACATCTACATCTTCTACCCTTTTAGCTGACATGGTTTCTAGTAAAGTAATAGATTTGGGTAAGGTGAAATTAGCAGAAGATTTTTTCAAGCGTACAGGTGCTAAATATCGGCTTGCTTTTTCTAACTCTTCAGCATTTACAGCATCTACATTAAAAGTAACCTGTATGCCGTTATCCTTATTAGCATAGTTGCCTACCTGCCCTTGAAGAGTTACAACACTCCTACAATTCATTGGTAAATACTCTTTGCGCTCCGCTGTGAAAATTGTAGAAACACCTAGATGACGATGTCCACTAAAAAGATATTTACTAATTGCTTCTTCTTCTAAAAGCTCAGAGTCAGATACGACAAATACATATTGTGAAAAGCTATAAGCGCCTTGATCGGACTTGCTTACTCTATTTTCTCTTTCTTTAAACTGCTCAAAAAGAATACCTAATGTATTATGCGCTATAGCTGAACCACACATCATAAAACGAATTCTAAAATCATCATCCCATACATGTGGTAGATACTTAATCCACTCCCACTCTGCAAGCTCATCTTCTTTTAACAGAAGAACTAATTTTACATCTTGATAGCAATGATTAGTTACTATCTGTAAGGCAAGTACTTTAAGTAATTCTCTTACTTCTTTTTCACTTCCCGCAATTCCACAGAGCTCTGACTTTAAGATTTCTAGACATACAGGTAAATCACTTACCATTTCAAAAGCTTTCCCTAATTTTTCTGGTTCTTCTTGAAGAGGATCTGGCTCCAAAAGTAGCCCAGCCTTTTGATATTTAGGCTGTAAAGAAGCAGGAATACTTCCAATTCCCATACGCACTGACAAAAAATCTTCATGTGCAGGTGTCCTCTCCCATAATTTACTGTCAGTACTCTTTAACCTATCTAAGCAATCAGCTGGTGATGGATTAATCTCATTCATAGCTACGATTTGTTGCTCTTTGGCTAGAGTAAACTCTGTCTTTAAATCATTGATTAACTGTAAATATTTTTTCTTTCTTGTTCTTATGTACTTTTTATACTTCTTTATCTGACTGGTTGCATTAAGTATGGATATAAATATTGTTACAGCAGTTGTAGCCATTGTGATATAGATATAAAAAGAATTGGATTTCATTGCCATACTCATTAACACGGAACCTGCAATCATCACTGCTGGTGGTAATAATATACTCAGCCACCCAATCTCTGGTTTATCTTGATTGGATGGTGGTGCTGGGATCTCCACTTCTCCTTTAGGTAGTTCTGGTAGAAAACGTGGTGGTCTACTAAAAATAATGCCCTTATTTTCCTCCATAATAGCTATTTCCCTTCCTTGTTTATCTTAACTAAAATGATTCAATGACTGGTATTGCTTTTCCCCCTTGAATAGGTGCTTTCATCCATATTTTTGTATCCTTACTCAAATAATATAGATTGTTATCAATTAAATGAAGGTAATCAGCTCTCTCCGGTACTATCTTAAATTGCAAATCACTTTCTATACTATATCTATAAATGTGAGAGTTTTCTTTTGCATTACTATAAAAGATCTGTCCATCTATAGCTAGGATACTACTTGTCATACTCCCCTCTATAGTCTTTGCATCTCCATTTTCTAAATCGATATAACTTAATATGTATTCTTGCTCTTTATCTGCAAAGACCAGATAATTCCCATTACAAATTAAACGTATAGCTTGGTGTTTACTAATTTTCTCATTTTCCCTGCCATTAAAAGATGTCATAAAGATTCCTCTTTCATTGCTATAACATATACCTTTCTGTGTTATAACAAAATTAGAAATCTCCTGGTCTATAATGCTATGTACTGCTCTGTCTTCTATGCCATAGCAATAGAGCTGCCGATTTTTCTCATTAATATAAAAGAGGTCACTTTTATGTCGTTGTAAAAGATAAACTGGCTCCTTTACCAATGTTACCTCT
Coding sequences:
- a CDS encoding copper amine oxidase N-terminal domain-containing protein, producing MRKGILKWTVMIMMFVMCVPQVFALSEIRVRVNGTQVYFPDGKPYVDSNSRVLVPVRFVSEQLGAKVEWDAAAKRVTIIDGDKVAILNINSKQIMVNGQVKELDTAAIVKGTRTYVPIRFVSEALGATVKYDNKVRIVYIDNGKAPLPEVKVYTSGNFTIPVVEGTKVTDLGGAWNIETPTYASIWFDEEWAQKGNLLILVTPETTKPYSDQCDEIEALLAQDMSISDAKKIMDYARTKTVQHKILTEKVYKTSNYTVKVGSYNESVEIRVIHK
- a CDS encoding copper amine oxidase N-terminal domain-containing protein, which codes for MNVKKGILKWLAVMMMVILCMPQVFALSEIRVRVNGAQVYFPDGKPYVDSNSRVLVPVRFVSEQLGAKVEWDAAAKRVTIVDGDKEAILKINSKQIMVNGQVKELDTAAIVKGTRTYVPIRFVSEALGATVKYDNKVRIVYIDNGKAPLPEVKVFEAGPFTIPITADSRVTKTQSTSTITTESLTQVYTDTSGAIIICVTQGMKVDYSIQCDEAEQILQQAVTPSEAKKIIDFARTKKSIRDKIGEKNFDTENYTIKVSGDTRTVNIRVYKK
- a CDS encoding DUF4176 domain-containing protein — encoded protein: MNRILKIALMTVMVGCLAGCSTKINNESVNTPNASADNEVSTNEGVQDELLPYGTVVLLKDSTKRIMIYGHNQKIAGDTADKVWDYAACYYPEGRLNNESTFMFDSEQIDRVDFEGLKQLSDATLQADKGDKWLPVGSVVEVEGVTEPIIIIGRYQKNGDTGEIFDYIGCSYEKGNVSAESTLIFNHDMITGLYFTGYEDEEEIAFEEKLNSVSK
- a CDS encoding DUF4176 domain-containing protein, with protein sequence MYGLLPIGSVVLLKDSKKRLMIQGRIQKIKGTNEIWDYSGCYYPEGNINPESSYLFNHDQIERVYFIGFQDEEEIQLQAYLQQRLPQIREQEIKEEE
- a CDS encoding WXG100 family type VII secretion target; protein product: MAELDSTVSRISRRLDTLFNDDKCLNQSVQKGGLYWKGISFEAFKDSYAEYTQQSGKGQNQLKQIKSQLYSLQQAIQRAEEEKRRQEALRRQQRK
- a CDS encoding WXG100 family type VII secretion target, giving the protein MAEMMEFDVARARKTTTSIDNQAKELDKQMKQVKKLIEETSSWWKGDSGKKFLDQYNKIEPNVKKLIECVTNISLEVKATADAKEKEEQEIAAQLSK
- a CDS encoding WXG100 family type VII secretion target, with translation MAQMTFSVGQAKTMSTKLKSEAKKVDGIKSNLDKDIKDVNSYWKGDSQDAFNAQYTKFAPSLVELSKLVTDIGTQLGKIADIKEQTEKKIAASFK
- the essC gene encoding type VII secretion protein EssC, encoding MEENKGIIFSRPPRFLPELPKGEVEIPAPPSNQDKPEIGWLSILLPPAVMIAGSVLMSMAMKSNSFYIYITMATTAVTIFISILNATSQIKKYKKYIRTRKKKYLQLINDLKTEFTLAKEQQIVAMNEINPSPADCLDRLKSTDSKLWERTPAHEDFLSVRMGIGSIPASLQPKYQKAGLLLEPDPLQEEPEKLGKAFEMVSDLPVCLEILKSELCGIAGSEKEVRELLKVLALQIVTNHCYQDVKLVLLLKEDELAEWEWIKYLPHVWDDDFRIRFMMCGSAIAHNTLGILFEQFKERENRVSKSDQGAYSFSQYVFVVSDSELLEEEAISKYLFSGHRHLGVSTIFTAERKEYLPMNCRSVVTLQGQVGNYANKDNGIQVTFNVDAVNAEELEKASRYLAPVRLKKSSANFTLPKSITLLETMSAKRVEDVDVLNKWRANKTYNGMGVPIGARAGGELFNLDMQAYETSHGPHGLVAGTTGSGKSELLQSIIISLAINFHPHDVVFVLIDYKGGGMADVFKGMPHLVGTITNLGGNQTTRALVSIKSELKRRQAIFSAHEVNNIDKYQKLYHAGKAKEPLPHLIMIADEFAELKAEQPDFMKELVSAARVGRSLGVHLILATQKPAGVVDDQIWSNSRFKICLKVQDETDSRDVIKRPDAAMIKEPGRGYIQVGNDEIFEMFQSTFSGADYDPDGQASKKSKGKKKLFKVNLDGRSAQIYPTDQEHVDKSERDSQLKAMVEYITAVAKENQIEALKGPWLPPLAETIYLDEVLDYIKPEEDKQKEVWQNQNEELIATIGIEDDPKGQKQEALALNFTSEGNLIIYGAAGTGKTTLIEGIVMSLAYRYSPQQFSLYIMDFGGGTLKKYEQMPHCGGVMSIEDEDKINQFMLFIFRMMEERKEAMAQHFVANIQAYNKMSEQKFPYIILVIDNYFALSETYEEVDEKILTLSREGLKYGIYLIVTSNSPTLIRYKFSINFKMAISLQLTDETEYSNVVGRTEGLVPDKVLGRGLIKVEYPVEFQATLPYGKEQTILDVVKYFNKMDGIKKAVPIPQMPERISILKINQETSPDMLTIGLNQNDMLPVTIDLKTNIAIMVAGEVQTGKSTTLISWIKAIRKKVGEEQLQLYLADSNNMGLFNLAQEIEHFDLKNGEIEEITSELRDTLEQRREELNECRRNNGDVNQVYTSWKQIVIAFDNINEFAEDGDFDFKELMEFVIKKCYGLKVIILAAGIEAEYNENWDGLVKAIKEAQVGVLLGSIKEQSLYNIRVPYGYYEKEMQLGDGYLITKNKYIPLKLATI
- a CDS encoding DUF5050 domain-containing protein, whose translation is MKANNIQNGGLICQIEDKVVIGNKVKGAGMYWLQGGRCQELKEIMPWFMNEDEAYIYYSDELKDRYLCRMSIGDGIEVTLVKEPVYLLQRHKSDLFYINEKNRQLYCYGIEDRAVHSIIDQEISNFVITQKGICYSNERGIFMTSFNGRENEKISKHQAIRLICNGNYLVFADKEQEYILSYIDLENGDAKTIEGSMTSSILAIDGQIFYSNAKENSHIYRYSIESDLQFKIVPERADYLHLIDNNLYYLSKDTKIWMKAPIQGGKAIPVIESF